tgggtttgaacatcctcctttagcttggagaagtttgttattattgACCTTCTGAAGCCGACTTCTGTCAATTGGTCAAAGTCGTTTTCTGTCCAGCTTTGACCCactgctggtgaggagctgcgatcctttggaggagaagagttgctctgatttttcaaatttccaacttttctgctctggtttctctccatctctgtggttttatctacctttggtctttgatgatggtaacctacagatggggttccggtatagatgtcctttttgttgatgttggtgctatttatttctgtttgttagttttccttctaacagtcaggtccctcagctgcaggtctgttggagtttgctggagatctactccagaccctgtttgcctcggtgtcaccagcagaggctgcagaacagcaaatattgctgcctgatccttcctctggaagcttcgtcccagagggacACTCGCCTGTATGAGGTGTAAGTCATCCCGTACTGGgagggtgtctcccagttaggttacataggggtcaggaacccacttgaggagacagTCTGTCTGCTCTCAGACCTCAAGCACCATgctggagaaccactgctctcttcagagctatcagacagggacattaaagtctgcagaagtttcttctgcattttgttcagctatgctctgctcccagaggtggagtctacagaggcagcaggCCTAGATgtgctgcagtgggctccacccagttcaagcttccaggccactttgtttacctactcaagcctcagtaatagTGGATGCCCCTCCCCGCACCAGGCTGTTGCCTcgcaggtcaatctcagactgctgcactagcagtgagcaaggctccctTGGTGTGGGACCTGCCCAGCCAGGTGCAGGAGAGTATCTCCTGGtctgccatttgctaagaccattggaaaagcacagtatttgggcaggagcATCCCGTTTTTCCCAGGTCCAGTCTTCCATGGCTTCCCTTCACTAGGAAAGGGAAGTCCCCTGACCCCGGTGCTTCTGGGGTAAGGCAATGCTCTGCCCTGCTTCAGTTCCCCctcccactgtccaaccagtcccaatgagatgaaccaggtacctcagttgaaaatgcagaaatcacccatcttctgcactgatcatgctgggagctgcagaccagagctgttcctattcagccatcttggagcAGTGAccacatttgtttttcttgtagaaACACTCTGCTGCTCCAATTCAGGGATGGTGATGGCAGATAATTTATTTGCAAATGATTGAGGTTTTCTAACACTTAGATTACTGATAGAAAGAAAGGAATGGGCAGGAGAATGTGTGCAAGGGATTGACTTACATTGATGAACCATTGAATCTAATTTGGGTATGGTGGGAAGAGAGAAAGTGAAGGGAAAAGAATAGTGAAAAAGTGTCAGGGTCATTGAATGGTTGGAACGAATTTAGTACAGTAAGTGAGCTAAAAAGATTGTTGAAATGATCTAGAGTGTGacacttaatatttaaataatttaggtAGTTTAATTGGAAACGACAAAGTTTAGATAGACTAGAATCAATAGTGGAGACCACTAGTAGCTCACAGGGACTTCTCTGGTTTCTTGATTGAACGTAGCTATGTGCATTCCCATTGACTTCTGAACCACCGTCAGTAAGTTTCATCTTAGTGGGAGTCCTTAGGCTGTCCCTTTCTCCAAATTATGCCATTAAATTTCTGGCTGACTGGCCACTTTGTTGCTTGCCCCAGCTAATATCCTCTACACATACTAGTCTTCTCTACTTGCTTCCCACTGTAACCTCTTTGTATTCAATAGGATCCTTGGGCAGGGATTTTTCCATGCTGTAAAGTAACTCCCCTTCAGTGGGGCAGCAGAGCTTCCAGTCCACATAGACTGCTTGCCTATCCAAGGTTCAACTTCTGAGCCACAGAACTGGACTGCTAGACAAAGGTGGATAAAAGCAGCCACTCTTCTTACTGAGATTTATATAGACTTTCTAGAATAAATATTTCCCAACAGTATGCTCTTTGGCCAATTTCtagagattatttttataattttatccaGTTTTATTGCTGCCTTTTGGTGGTGAGTGAATATACCAAGACCCACAAATACCCATTCTCACAGTACCATCTGAACAAAATGATTTTGAAGTAAAATTTGTTTGTTCAAAAATTTCAGGAACATTTACATACCAAAAATTATTCTTGATTTGACCTTTTATAGTctacaaaatatgaaaactattaagaagttatctttttttttttttgacagtctcactgtgtcgcccaggctggagagcagtggtgtgatctcggttcattgcaaactccacctcccaggttcatgccattctcctgcctcagcctcccgagtagctggggctacaggtacccgccaccatgcctggctcattttttttttatttttagtacagacagggttttactatgttagccaggatggtctgaagtTACCTCATTCTTAATACCAGTTTTAAGTGGAATTTACAACTAGAACAGTGATGCTGGCCTGATCACCTGCACTTGCTTGACTATTGATGTAGCTGAAATCTTGGCTAGAAAAAAGAAGGGGCATCCTCTTTCCTCTTCAATGGCCCATTCTGAATATTCCAAACTCAGAGACTCAGGGACCACAGCAAGGATATTGAACAGCTTTTATTTTACTCAAGTAAATATTACATGATAAATTCAGAGTATTATTATGAAAACACTGATTAGACACTATTTGCTTATTTTGCACAACCCTCCATGAACTTTGATGTTTACCACAAAGGACATTACTAAACTAGCTTCCAGTTAGTACGCTGAAATTCAAAGTCATGCTCATAACTGTTAGTGAAAGAGGATTCAAAGCAACACCACCACCACTGAAGTATTTTTAGTGATATAAGTTTGGAACTACCAGGCATGTGGCTCATGATCAGTGTAATTCTAATCTCACAGATATCCTCTGTTGGGGGAGAAGGTAAGTTGAAAGCAGACCTGAATGTTTAGTTCCTTTTTCAGATACATTTATCCGTTTTGGTATGTAagcttacatattttttaatgaataaatagctgaaaatattttaaatgatttataatgTTAATCTATTTTATGGAAATACTTTCTAACATGCAATTAGcaggaaaatagaataaaattagtTCTCTCCATCCTCTAAGTTGCAAAGGTAAATGGCCGCCAAACAGAGAATGTAAAGAGGAATTAAATGAGGGAAAATCTGCTATAATCACAGTGGCAAGGTGAAGTATTAGTGTAATTCTGCATAAACTCTGCAATGCCACTAACTAGAAAAATCAATCTCAAAAAGATTTGGCCACCTTCAAAATgcttttaggattttattttcctggatttgatcatttaaattttataggtctttaaattttaaatggaattcCCATTCAATCTAATTATCATTCAACAGAGGgaaatatattttactgaaacaatagaaaatatcaCTTATATATAAACCAGTGAACTGTCAAGAAATTGCTCCTTCTGAGCTCTTAAATATCAAGAATGAAGTAATGTATCACCTCTTTAATAATATTACAAACTGCTTCTTACGATATTTTATAAATGGtcctattttatttcatgttgaaATTAAGGCCACCATACCACACGAATTGCAAATAAAATCTCTACCAAGGTCTAGGATACTAATTAAACTATGTGTGTACATGGAGTTTCGATCATTATGCTTTACTCTTTGATTTCCAGAAAGTTTTTACTTTACTGTTTTGCTGTTTCCTAATGTTTACAGACCTTTGAAGTTTTATTTGAACAGTTTCTCGTCTGTCCTGACATAAGAgaatgatatgaacaataagattctttcctttaaatatttgccCTTAGAAGTGTTGCAAAGCATTATTTCTATTGGtttgaaattcattttattttgttttcacttttagtGCTGAGTTGTAATCACAGGAGTAAGACTGTATGAgtgtatttgatttttcttaaatctATGTTTATGGTATTCATTAAGTGGCTTATACACCTATTACAAATGGCATTACAAGAGGATTTCTAAATAGGGGGGAAACAGAGGAAGATAAGTGAAAAATATGAGAGAAATATACAGAATTTTGACAATTCCTaaccctccccccaccaaaaaaaagttCAAGCTTCAATCCAGTCTCTGGGAGAAACTTCAGTGACATTCTATCTAAAGGTTGCCTAGATGTTAAATGATCTGTAAATGTGTGTTACACCGTCCTTTAGGTGTCTATTGAGAGCCCTGCCAAACAGCAAAAACAACACACTGAAGCAACACATTTGTATACATAGAAAACTGCATGCTTCCACTagcaaaatatttatcaagcaataTGTTGTGCTTCATGTAGCAAAGAAGCTGGAAGAAAATGACAAGCCTAACCACACCTCACTGCAACTTACCATAGTGtcccaaagaaaagcaaaatgtaaatAGGCAAATAAATTGCAAGACTATATgtgactgtgagtgtgtgtgtgcgcgcgtgtgtgtgtgtgtataaacagtCATACATAATGAGAGGGGCACGTTCTGAGAAGTTCATCCTTAGGCGATTTCTTTCTTATTCAAACATTGTagggtgtacttacacaaacctaggttgTATAGCCTACTACCTAACTAGGTCATATGGTATAGCCTGTCGCTCCTAGGCTGCAAATCTGTACAGTACGTTACGGTACTGAATACTGTGGGCAACTGTAGCACCATTGTAAGTATATGtttatctaaatatagaaaaaatacaataaaaatacagtgtaaaaCATTAGAAATGGCACACTTGTATGCGGCTCTTACCATGAATAGGGTGTGCAGGACTGAAAGTTGCTCTCAGTAAGTCATTAcatgagtggtgagtgaatatgaCAGCTTAGAACATTACCATACACTAGTGGAGGTAGAATAAACACTGTATACTTAGGCTagactaatttattttattaattaatttatttatttaaatagttttgGCGGGagcaggtggtttttggttacatagataagttctttagtgctAATTACTGAGTTTTTGATACACCCAGGATagactaaatttattttaaaacttttcttcgataataaattaaccttagtttATATTAACCGTTTTACTTcatcaactttaattttttttgtcttttgagataaTATTTAGCTTAAAAACATTGTAGAGATGTACAAaagcttttttatttctattcttgttCTATAAgcttttctctttcaaatattttacttatttatttactttttaaaccttttgttaaaaacagacacaaacacacacattaaccTTGGCCTACAAAGGATCAGGATCATCACTATCACTATCTTCTTCCTCCACTCTTGTCCCACTAGAAGGTCTTCAGGGTagtaacacacatggagctgtcctctcctgtgataacaaaggtTTCTTCTCAAATAGTTACTGAAGGACCTGAGGAaaaattaactgtaaaacagTGAATAGAAGAAGTGAACCATAAAATACTGATAACAATTATAGTATATGAAATACATTAACCAGTAACACTTCTATATTATCATCATCAAGTATTACGTACTGTACAAAATTGTGTGTGGTGTATTTTTATGTGACTGACAATGctgtaggtttgtttacaccggAAGtgccacaaacatgtgagtaataTATTGCACTGCAATGCTATGATGGCTattaggtgataggaatttttcagctacACTCTAATCTTATGGGTCCCCTGTCATATAAGCAATCAGTCAtcgaccaaaatgtcattatgtgttGAATAACtgtatgactgtgtgtgtgtgtgcatatatatatatatatatataaaatgtgtgtgtgtgtgtgtatatatcccaGAAGAAATATATTCATAGTATTCTATCAGAATGTTGagacaagaaaaattattttctacttttgaaGTGGGTGGTTGTGTAAAGGAGGTTTGCAAAAAGACATTAACACTCCTAGCTAGCACCACTGCAGATATGcacaatgaatatttgatgaatgTCATAGAGTTAGTTCTGGAAAACCAAGTTATTTGGATAGCAAAGAATATGTAGGTGCAAATGTATGAAAATAAACTACTATAATTTTGGAGGAGTGAAGGATAATCGAAAGAGTTATGATAGGTTAATACTATCAAGACGGGAGTCTTTCCTTCAATACCTTTACCAAAACTATCTAATGTCAAATTTTAAACAGACAATCAATTTCAGGTTTCACAAGGTGAAACCATTTCAAATATTGTGTAACATTAAACATTACTTGTAGATAGATGAAAAAGGGAAATTTCTCTGATTTGTCAGCTTAATTTCTGCACACATCTTCCAAataaggtgaaaaataaaattattccttaTGCAGCAGTACTATATTgcaaaaatatcttgagataaaaacAAAGAGCAGTATTATATTGAGGAAATATATTGAGCTAAATACTTACTCAAAGATAAAGTATatcaaacccatagaatgtacaatatcaagagtgaaccctaacataaactatggactttgggtgataattaTATTGATGGTGTGGGAGGTTATCCGTGTGGTAGGGAAGAGGAAGTGGTATgtaggaaatctctgtaccttccactcaattttgctgtgaaaaacctgtaaataaaaaataaagtctactaaaaaatatgtgtgtgtatatatgtatgtgtacacaaaaaagagtcaaaaagtatGAAGATTTCACTCACTTTCTACATTGCTTTAATGTAGTGCGTATGgatgcatatgtacatatatacagtaGTCCTTTAGTATCCTCaaggaattggttccaggactctaCCCACACCCAgtagataccaaaatccaaggatACTCAAGTCTCTCAGAGAGAATGGTGTAGTATTTTTATATAACCTGTGCATATCCTCCcatacagtttattttattttattttattttattttgtttatttatttatttacttatttatttattttttttgaggtgcagtcttgctctgtcgcctccaggctggagtttagtggcatgatctcggctcactgcaacctccccctcccaggttcaagtgattcttctgcctcagcctcccgagtagctgggattacaggagcacaccaccacaccaggctaatttttgtgtttttagtagagatggggtttcgccatgttggtcaggctggtctcaaactcctgacctcaagtgatccacctgcctcaacctcccaaagtgctgggattacaggcatgagctaccacatccagcccTCTCATACAATTTAAGTAATTTAAGTAatttctagattatttataatacctaatacaatgtaaatgctatacaACAAAGGAAATAGCAATGATCTTTCTCCTGAGAAACATTTATGAGAGTTAAGAGAGAAATAGATATATGAAGATGTTCTTTGTCCCTAAAATAgtgtataaacataaaatattttattataaaaaccaaaatacaagtatacacatataaatacaaatatacaaatacatatttgtatatacaaCATTTAGCAGAGTTTAGCTCTAAATTTATCTTGATTGAGTTGTTCTTAGTGATTTTCTTATATTCTCTAAATTATTTCCACTGAAACTATATTAACTTTGTAaccagaaaatattcaaaatgatattagtaaacaaaaaacaaaactacctaCCCAACATCTTTACTGCACCAGAAAATAAATAGGGCAGAGTTTCTGGTGGAGATACCTATGACGGTCAACGAGAATAGAGAAAAGAAGTAAGTTGAGAGCTAAGAGCAACCTTATCACTCCTCCACTGTATACTATGCAGATAAGGAAGATTTGCTACTCTTATACTCTGCTTCATTCTTAAATTGTGGTGTGAGGGTTTTCTTCTTGAAGAAATTGCAGGAGAGTTCATACTTCATATCActccaaaatataaattttatatgcatTAACAATGACCTGACCTCCTCAAATACTTTTGTACCCTTAATTAGTGATGGTTTTTCATTCCTAATTTGTACACTGGAAAGCATTTAAGCTAAAGGCATTTaagctaaatgaaagaaaaaaactgtaaatgaGATGATTAAAATATAATCTACTGATTTATTTAAGTAGCTTATTATGTAATTCTACAGTTTTGTGttattttcccagcaacattttgtgattttccaaaaataaaacatggaattCTATATGATGAAGAAAAACATAAGCCATTCTCCCAAGTTCCTACAGGGGAAGTTTTCTATTACTCCTGTGAATATAATTTTGTGTCTCCGTCAAAATCCTTTTGGACTCGCATAACATGCACGGAAGAAGGATGGTCACCAATACCAAAGTGTCTCAGTGAGTAAATGCCCTCTTCATTAAATGGATGTCATTCAGTGAATAAAGAAGGATGTGCCAGACAAGACCATAAGGTCTTGATAATCACAGGGGCAGTGACCAGAGGAGCTGCAAAGATGGGAGATATAGTCCTCCAAGTTTGAGATGCCTCCTATGAGAATCAATGAAGAATAAATATGTCAACTGTCTTGCATTACATGGAAATGCTCTACGTGTtgaaatatattaatgttttagACTGATGATTAATATATTTGACTGCTAATATTTCTTTACTAATATTCATTTGGCAGCAGCCTGATCatagttttcctttaaaatgccatttttatacATATTCTGTTTTGAATTTACCATTCTTCTGCACATTGCAAGGAGGTTTAGcattttcacttttatatttcaataaatcatttatttggtCCTTCAAAGTGCAGCTATTAATACTCCAATAAATGTAGAGAGCAGACTCCAATGATAACAGGtgtattaaaagagaaaacaattggGAGACAGATAGATGAGGCAACAAAGGAAGTAGCAATGATCTTTCTCCTAAGAAACATTTATGAGAGTTAAGAGAGAAATAGATATATGAAGATGTTCTTTGTCcctaaaatagtttataaacataaaatattttattataaaaaccaTAGAGCAAcaacatgaaatattttcttctatatgtacatataaaagaaacaaaaatatatttcagcatatatatatagtagcatgacttaaagccttttgaaaatgtttatatttgatTTCAGCTttgaaagttttcctttttttttttttttgagacagagtaagactctgtcacccaggctgtagtacagtggtgccTTCTcaactcactgctacctctgctttctgggttcaagtgattctcctgtctcagcctccagactagctggaattacaagtgcgcaccactatgccctctaatttttgtatttgtagtagaaacagggtttcaccatgttggccaggctagtctcaaactcctggcctcaagtgatccactcgcctcagcctctcaaagtgcagggattgccagcatgagccacttcacccgatttattaaaatattttaaaatgcagttgtACTTTTTCTTTGCTACTTCCATCTTGTATATTAATCTGTTTTGGGGTCCTTAGGactgtgtttctttccttttgtggAAAATGGTCATTCTGAATCTTCAGGACAAACACATCTAGAAGGAGATACTGTACAAATTATTTGCAACACAGGATACAGCCTTCAAAACAAGGAGAACAATATTTCATGTGTGGAACGGGGCTGGTCTGCTCCTCCCAAATGCAGGTCCACTAGTAAGTACAACGCTGTTCTCTCAGATGCTGTTATATAttataaagtttaaaagaaataaatcttttttttttacaaattaaatatagGTTAAATATAGGTTTTACCACATACTTCTATCattattcatttgattttcagTTCCAATTGTGTCTAAATGGATGTGCAATAACATAGTTTGCCTAACTATATAAATCAAATGTATGTGGTAAGTAAAAACATTAAACAAGAATACACCTTGAATATAATCCCTTGAAGTTTAAGTAATGCCTGTGTGTGGTTTCTAGTGTCAGGTTAGAAAGAAATGGTTACAAAACTGAAGtattaaagtgaaaataaatcaaattctAATGAAAATGTCTTGTAAGTAAGACAGCATTTAATATGTATCTTTATTTAAATTCTTATGCTTTATTGAATAAATCATCAATTCCTACGTTTTAGAAAGTCCATACTTCTGAGAGGTATGTTTATTTGTGAGCGGCTTAGCATTTGGAAAACGATTCTTTTGGAAACCTATGGCATAAATGATGGCGCCTCCCAGTCCTGTGTGAACTCTTGTAATTCTTCGTCTTTATAGTGCCTCAGTAATTGTTCTTCGCCCAGCCCAATACGATTCCGTCCTATGCTTGCACAGCTCAGTATTCAACTAAAAACACAGGAGCCCCGTGGAAACTTCTACAGCACTTTCTCTTCATACCACTTTCTCTCTACTACTATGCCCAGTAACTTCTGGCCACCGTAGTCTCCAAGACTGACCTCATTAGTCTCAACTCAAGAAGACCACTGAGTTCTTCCTGGGTTCTCCCTCACAGCACAGAGTCTGAGAAAGGCCTCCCAGCAAACAGATGGGGCTGTGTGCTATGGTAGTTTGGGGTTTTGaggttttttcattttcttagtcaTCACGGTTGTGTGCTGGGAGATTTCCAGTGTTCTTGATATATATTTTGtacagttttctaatttttttccagtGGGATGCTATGTTGATACCAGCTATTCCATCCAATCAGGAAATAGAATCCGTGGTATGCTTTTCAAAAGATGTTATGTTATCAAATATTATTCCACATcttcaatatttaatttaaaacctctagagcagggcacagtggtgtgtgcctgtagtcccagccactgggaaggctgaagcaggaggatcacttgagcccaggtgttcaagactgcagtgagctatgactgcaccagtgcactccaacctgggcaacagagtgagaccctgtcttcactaaattTAAACTTCTAGAAAACTGAGTCTTCTTAAAACAACTGAAACTGTGATAGTTTTTCGGTAAATAGTTAAATCATAGTATCTTTCTATTACTACAGGATTAAACATGATTaacatttgcaaaaaaaaaaaaaagaacaaatgttaTGAATACCAGAAAATTCCAGTGATTGAATAGGTTTCAGGATTTATAGGCTTCAATGATGGCATAAATATTTCCATGCTCTCTCTATGTCATGAACAAGCTCTCTTCAATTTGTGGGATGATGGCTATTGTCAGCCCAACGATTATATTTTAGAAGCCTGACAAATTAAGTTTGACCAGCTGTATCCCATACAAGCTGGCTCTCTCTTGTGTACAGTCTGTAAGACTTTGTTAGCCTTTGATTAAGTCTGTTGCTTTGTGACACAAAAAATATCCCAGGTTTAATTCATGTTTTCCCTGTCCAAGAACTAGAATCAGCCATACCTTCAATAAGTTCTGGTTCCATTCAGTGAGTAATGACATTTAGAAACTAAGTTGCCAAGATAAAGTTGCTTCAAAACTTAGCCCACTTTATTTAGTCTGACAAAGAACACATCTTTTTGTTCAAGTTCTCAGAATATTGCTACCTTTCCCTCTCTGCCTGTTGCTTATTCCAAAAGCATAAGGCAACATATTGAGGTTATAAGAGTGATGGAGGAAGTCAGAATCTCCAAAGTGGAAGAATTCAGCAGAACAGTCTATGTCCAAGGTTGAATGGTAGCTCAAGAACATCATGGAGAGTTAATAAAGTTTCAGGGCAACTAGACTCATAATGATAGGTGCATAGTCTGTGTTTTCATCTAAGGTAACATTTTGCAAGTTATGGTAATCTATGTTCCAGGGATTAGTACAGAGCCATCTTTGGGAGCCATTATTCCTTCTACAACACCATGCAATAACCACATATGAATGAAGCAGCTGGGAAACCCTACATCAGCCAAgatcaattatatttatttatttatttacttaattacttacttatttccttattattattattattattattatttgagacagagtctcactatgttgcccaggttggagtgcaatggtgtgatcttggctccctgcaaattctgcctccaaagttcaagcgattcttgtgcctcagcctcctgagtagttgggattacaggcatgtgtcaccacacccagctaatttctgtattcttagtagagacagggtttcaccaagttggccaggttggtcttgaactcccaacctcaggtgatctgccaaccttggcctcccaagtgctgatattacagacatgagccactgcacccagccagatcaATTATTTTCAATGgcattttgtttttacaattagattttttaaaagatgacaatCAATAAAGAATTGCCATCCAAAATCTTGGAATAAAATACAGAGATTTAGGGATACAAGTTTTATGTAAGTGAAATGAGTCACATTCTAGTGGGATTTGCTCGAGTAAACTGCAATCAAACCATTAAAGTGCCAATGACAGTACATAAAACTAGtcactttaaataatatttatgagattattaattagaaaatatttcaattccttttttgtgtgtatacttGATTTATTCAGATTATTTACTCTGTCTTGAATGTcaattatgtattttatgtaagaattaatatatacttttataaacTAACCATTAATGAGAGATgattaaa
This DNA window, taken from Macaca mulatta isolate MMU2019108-1 chromosome 1, T2T-MMU8v2.0, whole genome shotgun sequence, encodes the following:
- the CFHR2 gene encoding complement factor H-related protein 2 isoform X1 encodes the protein MWLMISVILISQISSVGGEATFCDFPKIKHGILYDEEKHKPFSQVPTGEVFYYSCEYNFVSPSKSFWTRITCTEEGWSPIPKCLRLCFFPFVENGHSESSGQTHLEGDTVQIICNTGYSLQNKENNISCVERGWSAPPKCRSTIFAEKCGPPPPIDNGDITSFPLSVYAPGSSVEYQCQSLYKLEGDNQITCRNGQWSERPKCLDPCVISQEMMEKYNIKLKWTNQRKLYSRTGDIVEFDCKYGYRPTKSHSFRAVCQDGKLIYPSCEEK